From the genome of Procambarus clarkii isolate CNS0578487 chromosome 78, FALCON_Pclarkii_2.0, whole genome shotgun sequence:
AAGTAATACATGTAACAACAGGCAGATTTTGAGTACAAAATATAATTCTAGAGAAACGTTGAGGCAATGTTGATTACAGGAGCGGGGGAAGCGGAGTTAGCCACCTGCTGGccaacacactcacacaacacacactcacactcacgcaACACACACTcagtctctacacacacactcaaccattTAAGCCTATCACCTAGTAAAGCACCTTCTGAATAAATTCCGTTATAATGTTGAAGGTTTTATGCACTAAATGAATAATAGTTCCCATTTCAACAGAGGTTGATTTCCTCCACTGTAATATATGAGACGCACCTTGCAatagtttattattttatttgatCGTGTCACATTCAataaattaagtattttaaagaCTTTAAAGTACTTATATTTgttaaatgtaaatatatataaagttaaatcTTAAGTTGTGGCAAGTATAGTGTAATTGTGTTTTGCTTTTATTTTGTACTACACTGCATATTATGGCTGACTTGTGTTTTTACAGTATGACCAACTTTACAGAAGGCCCGGCTCGTGGCCCTCAGCAGCCCACGTCACCAAGACAATGTTGGCAGCCATGGCAGCCATGCTGGAGGATATCATTATTTAAGGCATATCTTAGACTTTATAATATTAATGTTTCATTATCTTTGTTTAAATTATAAgactttacgtaatataaaatgtTTGATAATGTACTTTATTATAAAGATTTCAATATTTACaatttatttttcatattaaatatattttgtaGGTGAAAGTGTCAATAGCAAAAGAGTTGGAACCTGATTTGTTTTCAGGGGTTGTGAGTAGTGTGGAGGTGTCCCGGGAGCTGCTTGGTGACTCTCCTTCCTTGCCCAATCTTCACCGCTGCTCCCTCCAGGGCTACAACCTTCCTGCACACTACCTGCGTCGTAAACAAGCAGGCAAACATGGTCACCAAGGAAAAGTTAACGAAGGAGGAAGAGCTGTTGCTTCAGGATTTTAGTAGAAATGTATCCAAGAAGAGCTCGATTATTTTTTACTTCAATGCATTAATTGTCGCAGCGATCCCCATATGTAAGTATGAGCGGCGGATACATATGTGCTCTCTGGCCGCTCCGGTAACGTCACCGGCTTTCTTTTATTTTGTTAAGATTGCAATATTTGGCATTTAATTTTAGCcggaacgctgtgcgtattagtagcTTTAGGCACAGTATATACTTGCTCTATCTAGtaatccaacattctgcttgtaactcattttgtatgtacttttacctaaataaacatttattattagtcattagtattacagtacagtattagtaTCTTAAACTGCCGGTGGTCAGAAACTGGCATCTTTACCCTATCATTAGTAGAAATGAGATTCTTGAACAATTTCTCAGTAAGTTTGAAGTTTGTCCCCCAGATAATAATCTACCTAAATACAAAACAAAGGCTGAAATCTGACTATTTCATcccaagaatgttaattcaaaaTTCAAGCCTTGCTGTTGTCATACAGTTgcaacttttttttaataaagatgtacagtatttcattaaaaaatgtataattttatacatttaagtatatacagtatagtattaAGTATTTATACAGTATAAAAATATACTGACTATAATTATTTCAGGGTTGTTTTGGCGTATACATATGATGGATCCACTCTCATCAGCTGCCATCTTTGGTCTAGTGACAGGCATCGcaacttaccttgttgctttTGCTTACATGAACACTAAGTTTGTCCTAAAGCACAAGGTTAGTATTTGTAGTAATGCAGATTCTATAAATCTTTTTCATATCTGTATTTTTGTAACATTTTTTGTTTTGCCAGTATGGAATGTACATCAAAACTGCCTAAGTTTTAATTTTAAGACATTTCTAGTAATGATAAGATGCCTGCAAGAATCCAAACTATTGTCTTTTGTGAATTTTTCAGGTTGCACAGAAGGTTGAAGATGCTGTCACACGAGAAGTTATGCGTAAACTAGCTGATGACAAAAAGATGGGCAAAAAAGAAAAGGATGAAAGGTAAAATGAAATTATATGCTTTAAACCATTCTGTTCAAGGTTAAATTAAATTTGAGTTTTGTACATTAATAAATGACTATAGCTTACTGGTAATCGTTGCTACATAGTctccccagcttggtgccttcttttgataattacctaccTACTGGTAATCCTTAACTATATAATACTACGGGAGGATATTTATAATTGTTGGGTTTTATTTTCTTGATCagggtgttgtggaagaagaacgAAGTAGCTGAAGCAGAGGCCACAACATTTTCCTTGTTTTACAACAACGCTCTCTTCCTGATGTTGGTTGTAGTTGGATCGTTCTTGGTATTCAGATCCATGGCACCAGCTTACAACTATGTTTTCAGTACACTGGGAGCAGCTGGTGTGATTGCACTTTTCTCAACAAGCACTCAATAAGACCAGTTAGTCATCCTGTAATGATTTGCTATTTAGACAGTTCCCAGGTCTCATTATTGTAAGTTAGATATTTAATTTTACAGTTGTGTGTGACCCAATCCCCATTCAGACAAATGCTGATTATTTTAATCGGTATTTATATATTGTtggtaacattatctactttgtgCAAGTAAAATGTAAATGTTGGAAAATAGTATGAATTATAAAGATTGTCACTTTGACCTTGTCATAATTTAAGCACTTGTCACAacgcaaatttttttttttatctagctCGTAGATAAATAAGTTATATACAGTAAATCATTGTTTATTTCAGTGCTGAATTGCAAATTTTGGGTTAACCCTTGTTTAAAAATTTACAACTAGCAGTCAAAAACCATAAAATTGACTTAATAAATTTATTggtaatatttcaaataaatctTCCCAGATAGCTAAGACtatatacaaatacattttatttattcAGGTATAGTACAGTATTTTTAATAGGAAACCATGACTTCTAAGTAGCTTGTCACCAGGATGATGACATTAAAATTTAGATGTTCAATGGTTATGGGAATGGTGTACATGTTAAGAATTTTAATAACATTCCCTTTGTCTGCATTCACTTGTACAAGGCTCACTATTTAATTTTCTTTGAAAATTTTACTTTAAGTACAGTATTTGTAAAAGTTCTCTTTATAGAAAAATATAGTTATCTCAAAACCACATTTTATTCTCCTTGTCTcttgatttattttttttcactgtgCAACTGATTCTCTCCTCTCCTACCATTGTAGAAAATTGTATCAATATTTAATTGCAAGATCAATTAAAAAACAATCTAGAGAAAATGCCTATGCTGCTGTGTTTTAAAATAAAGCTGTGTGTTTCTGAAATCTTGTAAATTGATTAGTTATTGGTTAGCAAAATGCTTATGAAGATACTTTGAATGTTGTTCACATGCTATACATTATACATACAATTATCAAAAGGCAGCATCAAGCAGGGAAGAGTAGTGCAAAATGTGCTAAATATCATTAGTGATGCTAGTACAAGAAGAATGATATAAGGCAAGTAGTGGCAAAGACATCAGACTCTCCAAGGGGAGAGAAGGAAAGCAAAACATACAATCATCCCAAAAATTGGCATTACAAAGAGGTGCATGATGAAGTGGGATAGAACAGTTATGACAAGAAAAACTAGACAAGCAAAGAAAATGGCACAGAATTAGGTACCAGCAGAACCTGAGGCAGAGAAGGTTGGGGGTAAAGAGTATAGTCGACAAGGTCCAGTGAGGGAAAAGTATTCAGGCTGAAGAGGGACAGGAATGGTTGTGTTCTGGACCAGGTGCTGCATCAGAACAAGGATAATGGGAACACCTAATGCCTGACAGATGGCTCCACTACCAAgatgggaggtggtgcaggaacaCTTAACATAGTCGTTCAACTGCCTCACCCGTCTTCTAACCCActggggaaggaagagggatcAGCTTATATTTCTGATTGATATATGTGCAGGAGCATCAAGGTACTGAGGTAGTCATGATCATCTCAaacaaggaaggaaggaagagagcaGGTGACATTAGGATGGAAGGGTGGAAATCTACCTGGATGGTCATCTGCCTGGGAGGGCCAAAAAGGGGGAAGAACTAAAGAGGAAGATGGAACCAAGAGTTGCAGGGGTCCACAGTGGATAAAGGAAAGAATGATgtgaaaaaaaggggggggggggacaaaaacAGGAACATCCAGTTCTGAATCATAGGGCATTGGGAAGAAGGGGAGCTTGTGGTGTTGGGGTTCAAGGCTTGAAAATGATTGAGGACCTATGGAGGGTGGTGCAGAGAAGCACAGACAATTTTTGCCAGAAAAGTGGGAAAGGCAGACCTGGTGTCTTGCCACTGGGAAAGATGTGCAGTGTTTGTTGCAAGATGGAGGCTGGCCTGTTAACATTTATAATGTGGACAAGAATGCAAAAAATTAGGGTGGGCATCACTTATAGCTCCATTACCTCCTTGGTAATGAGCATCAAAAGATCATCATTCTGATCTAGAATGATCTGAGGCACCACACTAGGACAGACTACATTTCTAAGTGCTATGCCCGAATTTTGAATACCTAATGCAGAGATGTGGAGAGGGGGAATTCTTGAATGGAGCACCCACAAGAACTGCCAAAGACAGGAGGATCCAATTACATCAAAAATTACTTTGACAAGGTTAATGATAATGACAAGGGGGGCTGAGTGAACATGTCAACCTGGAGGAGAGGGTAaacctgggcctcgaggatacaGTATTGTACCTCATGGTAATCCTTAAATTCTGTTCCCCATATCAACGTGGGGTGGAGTTTAAATGACATTATCGGCAATATTGAAGACATTCTTTgagacccaaactgagctgtcacCCATGTGAGATAAGACAGCTAGGCAAGTTCCTGTCCCCAGCAAAACAAAGTATAATTTAATTATATCCACAAGGTGTTTATGTAGTGCATATGGAAATTAAGGTGCGTAAGGACATTACATCAGACATAAACAAATTTTTAATCATATTAAGGCTAAACAGATCATAATAGTAATGGTTGAGGGGAAACATGCGTGTTCAACTGCAAGGATAGCACT
Proteins encoded in this window:
- the LOC123746031 gene encoding translocon-associated protein subunit gamma, producing MVTKEKLTKEEELLLQDFSRNVSKKSSIIFYFNALIVAAIPIWLFWRIHMMDPLSSAAIFGLVTGIATYLVAFAYMNTKFVLKHKVAQKVEDAVTREVMRKLADDKKMGKKEKDERVLWKKNEVAEAEATTFSLFYNNALFLMLVVVGSFLVFRSMAPAYNYVFSTLGAAGVIALFSTSTQ